The Pleomorphomonas sp. T1.2MG-36 DNA segment TGTGCCGCGCATCGGCAATGACGATACGGCCGTCCTCGATGTCGACGCCCGACAGCATCACCCGGCTGGGATTGATGCCGATGCCGCCCTCGGCGGCCATCCATTCGAAGGCGCCGTTGTCGTCGATGCGGACGTTGAGCTCGGGCTGCACCACCTGCATCTCGGTGACGTGGATTTCGCCCGACAGCAGCGGGAAAAGCTCGATCTCCATGTTGAAGCGGCCGACGGTCATCAGCGGCGCGTTGGGGTCGTCGCCGATCACCACGTCGGAGAAGGACAGCGAGGGATAGGGCAACAGGCTGGCGTCGGCCGTCCCGCGAACGGACACCTTGTGTCCCAGAACGTGCGCCGCCTCCGTTTCGAAAGCGGCCCGATAGGCCGTCCAATCGACAAACAACGGCCCGACCAGCGCCACGAGGAGCGCCAGAATGACCGTGAATCCGATACCGAAATACAACGAATTCAGCGTCTTGGCTCCCGTATACCCACCTTGTGGGCGTCGGCGCGGCTCATCTTCGGCCACGCGCCGCCCCGCCCCGTCATCGTGCCGCCTTGCAAGGTTCGCACCACGGCACCGGCGCCCTCTCCCAAAGACTTAGCAAATCGGAACGCCGCTGGGAAACGAGGATTAAGACATAGTTCACCATTCGGCGCGGGTTCGTCTCGGCTGTCGGCGTCGCCCAAATATGGTAATCGGAGTGACCTTTTTCACTCCCGTGAGCCGTCATGACGCTTGCCGCAACGCTGTCCGCCGCCCTCCTGCTGCTGCTCCTGCCGGGACCGACCAACGCGCTGGTCGCCGCCGCGACCGCGACGGGCGGCGCCGTCCGGCTGCTGGGCGCGCTGGCCGCGGTTCTCGCGGCTTACGGGCTGGCGCTGACGCTGCTCGGCCTGGGCGCCGGCACGCTCGCCGAAGTCCTGCCCACCGCCGCTCCCATCCTGAAACTCCTGGCCTCGGCGGCGCTTCTGGTGTCGGCGATCAAGCTCTGGCGCGCCGACCCCGCCGCCGGAGCGGCCCTGCCGACGCGCCGGCTGTTCCTGATCACCCTCATCAATCCGAAGGCGCTGGTGCTTGCCTTCGCCATCCTGCCGCCCGGGCTGCCGTCTCCGGCTCTGCTCGCCGGAACGGCCGCGGCCATCGCCCTGGCGACGGTGGCCTGGGGCCTTGCCGGCCTCGCCATCGGCCGATTCGGGCGCCATCGCGTCGGCGCCGGCACCCTCAACCGGGCCACCGCCGCCGTGCTTGCCGCCTTCGCCGGCACGCTGATGATGACGACGGCTGTCGCGGGCCTCTGAGAGAACTTGCGCCCCGCCCGGGTATTCGGCTTTAACCGGAGCCGAGAAGAGTCCCCACGAGAGACGCGCGATGTCGGCCGAAACCAATTCCATTCCCGTCGAAGACCTCACCCAGGACGAGGCCGCCGCCGAACTCCAGCGCCTGTCCGCCGAGATCGCCCACCACGACGAGCTCTATCATGCCAAGGACGCGCCGGAGATTTCCGACGCCGCCTATGACGCGCTGCGCGGCCGCAACCGCGAAATCGAGGCGCGCTTTCCCGAACTCGTCCGCTCCGATTCGCCGTCGCTCAAGGTCGGCGCCCCGGTCTCGGAGGTCTTCTCCGAGGTTCGCCACGTCAGGCCGATGCTGTCGCTCGACAACCTGTTCAGCGAGGCCGACCTCCGTGATTTCGTCAAGCAGGTGAAGAGCTTCCTTGGCGCCAGCGAAACGCCCGTCTTCACCGCCGAGCCGAAGATCGACGGGCTCTCCATGTCGCTGCGCTACGTCGATCGTCGCCTCGTCACGGCGGCGACGCGCGGCGACGGCACCACCGGCGAGAACGTCACCGCCAACGTCCGCACCATTGCCGAGATTCCCGACGAACTGCCGGCCGGCGCGCCCGACGTCGTCGAGGTGCGCGGCGAGGTCTACATGAAGAAGGCCGACTTCGCCGCCCTCAACGAGCGGATGATGAACGAGAGCGGCCGCCTGTTCGCCAACCCGCGCAACGCCGCCGCCGGCTCGCTGCGCCAGCTCGACCCGAAGGTGACGGCCGGCCGGCCGCTCAGCTTCTTCGCCTATGCCTGGGGCGACCTGTCCGAGCCGCTGGCCCGGACGCAATACGACACGGTGAAGCGCTTCGAAGAATGGGGCTTCAAGGTCAATCCCTTGATGGCGCGCTGCCATTCGGAAGAGGAGCTTATCGCCCACTACCGGCTGATCGAGAGCCAGCGCGCCGATCTCGGCTACGACATCGACGGCGTCGTCTACAAGGTCGACAGCCTCGCGCTGCAGGAACGCCTCGGCTTCCGCTCGCGCTCGCCGCGCTGGGCCACTGCCCATAAGTTCCCGGCCGAGCGTGCCTCCACCACCGTCAAGGCCATCGAGATCCAGGTCGGCCGCACCGGCGCGCTGACGCCGGTCGCCAAGCTGGAACCGGTGACTGTGGGCGGCGTCGTCGTCTCCAACGCCACCCTGCACAACGAGGACTACATCAAGGGCATCGGCCAGGATGGCCTGCCGCTGCGCGACGGTCGCGACATCCGCGTCGGCGACACGGTGGTGATCCAGCGGGCCGGCGACGTCATCCCGCAGGTGGTCGACGTGCTGATCGACAAGCGCCCGGCCGATGCGGTGCCCTACGCCTTCCCCACCCTCTGCCCGCGCTGCGGCAGCCATGCCGTGCGCGACACCAACGAGAAGACCGGCAAGACCGACGCCGTGCGCCGCTGCACCGGCGGCCTGATCTGTCCGGCCCAGCAGGTGGAAAGCCTGAAGCACTTCGTCGCGCGTCAGGCCTTCGACATCGAAGGCCTCGGCGACAAGCAGATCGAGTTCTTCCACGCGCTGGAGGACGAGCACCTGTCGATCCGCACGCCGGTCGACATCTTCACCCTCGCCCGGCGCGAAGCCACCGGTCTCAATCGCCTGTCCAACTTCCCCGGCTTCGGCGCGACATCGGTGCGCAATCTGTTCGAGAGCATCGAGGCGCGGCGGCGGATCGACCTGCACCGCCTCATCTTCGGCCTGGGCATCCGCCACATCGGCGAGGGCAATGCCAAGCTGCTCGCCCGCGCCTACGGCTCGTGGGAGCACTTCTACGACGCCATGAAGAAGGCCGCCGACCGCGATCCGGAGACGCTGGCCGAGCTCGACGCCATCGACGGCGTCGGAGCCGTGGTGGTCGAGGCGCTGACCGATTTCTTTGGCGAGGATCACAACCGCGTCGCCATCGACGCCCTGCTCAACGAGATCACGCCGCTCGACGCCGAAGCACCGGTGACCACCAACAGCCCGGTGGCCGGCAAGACGGTGGTGTTCACTGGCTCGCTGGAGAAGATGACGCGTGATGAAGCGAAGGCCACCGCCGAGCGTCTGGGCGCCAAGGTGGCCGGCTCGGTGTCGAAGAAGACCGATCTGGTGGTTGCCGGCCCCGGCGCCGGTTCGAAGCTCGCCAAAGCGTCCGAACTCGGCATCGAGGTGATCGACGAGGACGCCTGGCTGGAAAGGATCAGGGGGCTTTAGACGCCCGACAGCTCGGCTTGAAACGAGCCGGGCATCGGCAGGCGACCTTGTCTGCGAGAGCTCGGAGTCAAAGGCTCCGAGCAGATCCAGCAAAACTGTCGCGTCGATCTCCGTCCTGAGGAAAGCCAGGGCGTTGGCGGTGAAAGCCGCTCCTCGCCAACGCCGTGATATCTGTGGGCGCCACAAGCCCGGAAATCGGGCTTGGAATCGCGGCCGGTCGAATATCTCCGCATGCGCTCAGCCGCGCGACCAGGAGATGGCAAGGGATGCCAGCTCTGGCGTCGCCGCCACGAGACCGCCTGCCGTGTCCAGGAAGTGACCGGGTTCGAGCCGCCAGGCATCGTTGTCCGCGTCCTCCGCGATGACCACCGGCGTACGGCCGGCCTTGGTCGCAAAGGCTCCCAGGAAATAGGTATTGATTCCTGAAGGTATCCCATCGGAGGTCATGGTCATGTCCTCTCTCCATCGAGAAAAGGCCTGATTGGCGGCCGACAAGACGATTTAACCTTCAATCCTTGAAGGACCGGTAAACGAAAACCAGAAACTCCCTTTCAAACATCAACAAAGCGGCGCACGGAACAAATGGAAATCCTTCGCTTTCCTGACGTACTGCATGAAAATACGCTACGTTAGTGAAAAATACCGAGCGAATTACCAATCATTAACCGACACGGGCCTCAGGGAGAATGATCCCGGCCCGGCGCACGACACTCTCGCCCCCGACGCCCTGTTGCTTTATTGTTCTCGTCATGACTGCTTCCCAGAATCACGACGACACCGACTTCGACGCCTCTCCCTCGCTGGGCATCGCCGCCCGGGCCATGGCCGCCGCGCGACCCGGCACAGGCGCCGTCGGCTATCTCCAGGGCATGAACCCCGAGCAGCGCGAGGCGGTGGAAACGTTGGATGGTCCCGTGCTGGTGCTGGCTGGTGCCGGCACCGGCAAGACGCGCGTCCTGACCACCCGCATCGCCCACATTCTGGCGACCCACCGCGCCTTCCCGTCGCAAATTCTGTCGGTGACTTTCACCAACAAGGCGGCGCGCGAGATGAAGGAGCGCGTCGGCAAGCTGGTCGGCGGCGTCGTCGAGGGCATGCCATGGCTCGGCACCTTCCACTCGATCGGCGTGCGGATGCTCCGGAAGCATGCCGAGCTTGTCGGCCTCAAGAGCAACTTCACCATCCTCGACACCGACGATCAGATCCGCCTGATCAAACAGTTGATCCAGGCCGACGGCATCGACGAGAAGCGCTGGCCGGCCCGGCAGTTCGCCTCGGCGCTCGATGGCTGGAAGAACAAGGGCCTGAGGCCGGCCGACATTCCCGAGGGCGAGGCGCGCGCCTATGTCAACGGCCGGGGGCGGGAGCTCTACGCCGCCTATCAGGCGCGCCTCAAGGTGCTCAACGCCGTCGACTTCGGCGACCTGCTGCTCGAAGCGGTAACGCTGCTGCGCCAGAACCCAGACGTTCTCGCCGACTACCACAAGCGGTTCCGTTTCATCCTGGTCGACGAGTATCAGGACACCAACGTCGTCCAGTATCTCTGGCTGCGCCTTCTCGCCCAGGGCTCGCACAACATCTGCTGCGTCGGCGACGACGACCAGTCGATCTACGGCTGGCGCGGCGCCGAGGTGGACAACATCCTGCGCTACGAGCGCGACTTCCCCGGCGCCAAGGTGATCCGTCTCGAGCGCAACTATCGCTCCACCGCCCACATCCTCGGCGCCGCCTCGCACCTCATCGCCCACAACGAGGCGCGCCTGGGCAAGACGCTGTTCACCGACCTGCCGCAGGCCGACGACGAGGACAAGGTGTTCGTCGCCTCGGCCTGGGACTCGGAGGAGGAGGCGCGGTCGATCGGCGACGAGATCGAACGTTTTCAGCGGGGCGGAACGCCGCTCAACGACATCGCCATCCTGGTGCGTGCCTCCTTCCAGATGCGCGAGTTCGAAGACCGCTTCGTCACCTCCGGCATTCCCTATCGCGTCATCGGCGGCCCGCGTTTCTACGAACGGGCCGAGATCCGCGATGCCCTCGCCTATTTCCGCGTCGTCATGCAGCCGGCCGACGACCTCGCCTTCGAGCGCATCGTCAACACGCCGCGCCGCGGCATCGGCGACACCTCCGTCCGCACGCTGCACGACTACGGCCGTGTCGAGACGGTGCCGCTGACCGAGGCGACACGGCAACTGGTCGCCACCGAGGAGTTCAAGGGCAAGACGCGCACGGCCCTGCGCGATTTCCTGGCCAGCATCGAGCGCTGGCGCGATCTCGTGCCGGCCATGAAGCACACCGAGCTTGCCGAGCTGATCCTCGACGAGAGCGGCTACACCGCCATGTGGCAGAACGACCGTTCGGCCGAGGCGCCGGGTCGCCTTGAAAACCTCAAGGAACTGATCCGCTCCATGGACGAGTTCGAGAGCATGGAAGGCTTCCTCGAACACATCTCCCTGGTGATGGACCGCGACAGCGGCGAGGAGCTCGACGCCGTCTCCATCATGACGCTGCATTCGGCCAAGGGTCTGGAGTTCGACACCGTCTTCCTGCCCGGCTGGGAAGAGGGCCTATTCCCGCATCAGCGCGCCCTCGACGAGGGCGGCCGAGCCGGCCTGGAAGAGGAACGCCGCCTCGCCTACGTCGGCCTGACGCGCGCCAAGAAGCATTGCCTGATCTGGTTCACCTCCAACCGCCGCATCCACGGTTCCTGGCAGTCGTCGATCCCCTCCCGCTTCCTCGACGAGCTGCCGGCCGCCCATGTCGAGATCAAGGAAACCGGCAGCGCCTACGGTGGCTACGGCTCGTCCTTCGGCCGCCAGAACCCTTACGGCGCCTCGCGCTTCGACAGCGTCGAGCGCTTCCAGTCCAACTACGAGACGCCCGGCTGGCAGCGCGCCCAGAAGGCCCAGAAAGCCGGCAGTCAGGCGGCGGGCGGCCGTGGCGGCTTCTCCTCGCCGGCTCAGCAGTCCTATGGCCGGGCGCAACCCAAGCTGATCGAGGGCGAGCTGATCGCCAAGTCGGTGGTATCAGGGGCGCCGAAGTTCGGCGTCGGCGACCGGGTGTTCCACGTCAAGTTCGGCCCCGGCACGGTCTCCGCCGTCGAAGGCAACAAGGTGACCGTCGACTTCGACAAGGCCGGCCAGAAGCGGGTGGTGGACAGCTTCCTCGACAAGGCGTGAGCGCCCACATCGTCATAAAAGCCTCTCCTCACCGTGCAAAACTGCGTATTGGCGCTTGAGTCCGGGCGTCCAGGCACGCCAAGATTGCTTAGGCGGCTCAGGCAGGAACTGGCGCCGCACGAACGGGGAGACAGGAGCATGACGAAAAGACTGGCCATCGGCATTCTTTCGGCGGGCGCACTGGCGCTTTCGGCCGGCACGGCACTGGCCGACTTCCAGCTCACCATCCTGCACATCAACGACTTCCATTCCCGCATCGAGGCCATCAACAAGTTCGATTCCACCTGCTCGGCCAAGGAGAGCGACGCCGGCGAGTGCTTCGGCGGCATCGCCCGCGTGAAGAGCGCCATCGACGACAAGCGCAAGGAACTCGACGGCGCCAACCTCCTGGTGCTCGACGCCGGCGACCAGTTCCAGGGCTCGCTCTACTACAGCACCTTCAAGAGCGCGCCGGTGGCCGAGTTCATGAACGGCATCGGCTTCGACGCCATGGCCATCGGCAACCATGAGTTCGACGACGGCCCGGCCGAGCTCGACAAGCTGATCGGCGCGGTGAAGTTCCCGATCATTTCCGGCAACACCGTCAGCGCCAAGGGCTCCCTGCTCGACGGCAAGTACAAGGGCTACATCATCAAGGAGATCGGCGGCGAGAAGGTCGCCGTCGTCTCGGTGCTGGCGAAGGACACCTCCGAGACCTCCTCGCCCGGCAAGGACATCACCTTCGAGGACGAGATCACCTATCTCCAGAAGGCGGTGAAGGAGATCGAGGCCGAGGGCGTCAACAAGATCGTCGCCCTCACCCACGTCGGCTACGTCAAGGATCAGGAAATCGCCGCCAAGGTCGACGGCATCGACGTCATCGTCGGCGGCCACAGCCACACCTACCTGTCCTCCACCGACGACAAGGCGTCCGGCCCCTATCCGACGCTGGTGAAGAACCCGTCCGGCATCGAGGTGCCGATCGTCACCGCCTACGCCTATTCCAAGTATCTCGGCGACCTCACCGTCAACTTCGACGACAGGGGCGTCGTCACCGCCACCAAGGGCGCGCCGATCCTGCTCGACGCCTCGGTGACGCCGGACGAGGGCTACGCCGAACGCGTGAAGGAACTCGGCAAGCCGCTTGAGGAACTGAAGGCCAAGGTAGTCGGATCGGCCGCCGACGCCATCGACGGCGATCGCAAGTCCTGCCGCGCCGTCGAATGCTCCATGGGCAACCTCGTCGCCGACGCGGCGCTCGACCGCGTCGCCAGCCAGGGCATCACCATCTCCATCGCCAATGGCGGCGGCCTCCGCGCGTCGATCGACGCCGGCGACGTTTCCATGGGCGAGGTGCTGACGGTGCTGCCGTTCCAGAACACCATCGCCACCTTCCAGATCGACGGCGCCGGCATCAAGGAAGCGCTGGAGAACGGCGTCAGCGAGGTCGACGAAGGCGCCGGCCGCTTCCCGCAGGTCTCGGGCCTGAAATACACCTTCGATCGGTCGAAGCCGGTCGGCAGCCGCATCACCTCCGTCGAGGTGAAGGATGGCGACGGCTTCGTGCCGCTCGATCCGGCCAAGACCTACGGCGTCGTCACCAACAACTACGTGCGTGGCGGCGGCGACGGCTTCAAGACCTTCGCCGACAAGGCGGTCAACGCCTACGACTTCGGACCGAACCTGGAGGACGTGGTGGCCGAGTATCTGACCACCCACAATCCCTACAAACCCTACACCGACGGCCGCATCACCGACGCGACGCCGGCCGACTACGTGCCGCCGAAGAAGTAGGCACCCCAAGGGCATGTGATCGACGCGACGGGCGGAGCTTCAGGCTTCGCCCGTCGTTGCGTTTGCGAGGGACGCAAATCCTTCCGAGGCCGCCCGCGGCGATCAGTCGCGCGGCAGCGACAGCCCGAAGCCGATGATGGCCGCCCCGCGCAGCAAGAGATCCACGCGCAGCACCAGATCCACGCGCAGCACCAGATCCACCGCCACGAGGCGATCGAACCCGCTGAAGGCATAGGTCGCCCCCCACAGCCAGAGCAGCAGGAACAGCCCCATCAGGCCGCTCGTTCCCAGCCACGTGAAGGCGCTGCCGGTGGCAAGGGTGAGGCCTATCCAGATGCGGAGAAGCGACGACGCGGCCAGCAGAAGCGTGAAGAGGGCCGGCGACATCGAGAGCGCCAAGCCGGGATCGAACGTCAGCACCACGCCGAGGCAGGTATCCAGCACGCCGAGCGACACCCAGTCGCCGTAGATTTGCGGGCTGCCCATCCACAGGATCAGCAGGATCTGGAGCAGGCCACCGACGAGGGAGGCCAGCCCGCCCAGATAGTCGCCGGTCGGCCCGCCGACCAGGAAGGAGGCGACGGGAAACCCCGCAAGGCCGAGGAGCATGCCTCCGAGGGCGCAGAGCCGACGCCAGTCTCCCGGGGCGCCGAAGCGCCCCGACGTCCGGTCGTATCGGGTCTTGAAGGCCCGCAGCATCCGCACGGTCAACCCGGAAGTCGCCCTGCGGATCGGGAGGCACCGCTGGGAAGGCCGGCCGAACCGGGCTTTTCTCGGCATCGCATCGTCCCCCATTCTCCGAAGCGGGCATGCTCCATCGGCTTGGTCAGGTCCCAACCGGATGGATCCGATGCCACGCCACGTAGAGCGCCGGCAGGAACAGCAGCGTCAAGACCGTCGCCACCGCCAACCCGCCGATGATGGCGAAGGCCATCGGGCCCCAGAAAATGGTCGGCGCGATCGGGATCATGCCCAGCGTCGCCGCCGAGGCGGTGAGCAGAATGGGCCGGAAGCGGATCACCGCCGCCTCGATCACCGCGTTCCAGTCGTCGAGACCGGCTCGCTTCTCCTGCTCGATCTGGTCGATCAGGATCACCGAGTTGCGGGCGATCATGCCGATCAGCGCCAGCACGCCCAGCATGGCGACGAAGCCCAGGGGCTTCTGGGCGACGAACAGCGCCATCACCACGCCGATCACCCCGAGGGGCGCCACGCTCAGCACCATGAACACGCCGTTGAACGAGCGCAGTTGCACCATCAGGATGGTCACCATGAGGAACAGCATCAACGGCACCACGGCCATCACCGAGGCCTGCGACTTGCCGCTCTCCTCGATGGCGCCGCCCGCATCGATGCGATAGCCGTAAGGAAGGCTCGCGGCGATCTCGTGGATAGGACCGCTGAGCGATTGCACGATCGAGGCAGGCATGGCGCCGGGCGCCGCGTCGGCCGCGATCGTCAGCGTCGGGCTGCGGTCGCGCCGCCACATCAGCGGGCTTTCGATGCCGTAATCCACCTGGGCGACCTGGCTGAGCGGCACCGACTTTCCGCCCACGAGCGGCAGTTGCAGGGTGCGGACGCTGGACAGCGACATGCGCTCCTCGGCCTTCGCCCGGATCACGACGTTGACGAGATAGATGTCGTCGCGCACCTGGGTGACGGTTCCGCCGGAGACGATGGCGTTGATCGCCTGCGACACTTGCAGCGAGCTGAGCCCAAGCAGGCGGGCCTGATCCTGGTCAACATGGATCTTGATCGTCCTGACCGGCTCCATCCAGTCGTAGTTGATCTTCTGGACGCGCCCGTCGGCATTCATGGCCGCCGCGACGCGGAAGGCGATCTCCCGCACCTTGTCCTCGGACGGGCCACTGACCCGGTATTGCAACGGCCAGCCGACCGGCGGACCGAGCTCCAGCGGATAGACGCGACCGAT contains these protein-coding regions:
- the ligA gene encoding NAD-dependent DNA ligase LigA; translated protein: MSAETNSIPVEDLTQDEAAAELQRLSAEIAHHDELYHAKDAPEISDAAYDALRGRNREIEARFPELVRSDSPSLKVGAPVSEVFSEVRHVRPMLSLDNLFSEADLRDFVKQVKSFLGASETPVFTAEPKIDGLSMSLRYVDRRLVTAATRGDGTTGENVTANVRTIAEIPDELPAGAPDVVEVRGEVYMKKADFAALNERMMNESGRLFANPRNAAAGSLRQLDPKVTAGRPLSFFAYAWGDLSEPLARTQYDTVKRFEEWGFKVNPLMARCHSEEELIAHYRLIESQRADLGYDIDGVVYKVDSLALQERLGFRSRSPRWATAHKFPAERASTTVKAIEIQVGRTGALTPVAKLEPVTVGGVVVSNATLHNEDYIKGIGQDGLPLRDGRDIRVGDTVVIQRAGDVIPQVVDVLIDKRPADAVPYAFPTLCPRCGSHAVRDTNEKTGKTDAVRRCTGGLICPAQQVESLKHFVARQAFDIEGLGDKQIEFFHALEDEHLSIRTPVDIFTLARREATGLNRLSNFPGFGATSVRNLFESIEARRRIDLHRLIFGLGIRHIGEGNAKLLARAYGSWEHFYDAMKKAADRDPETLAELDAIDGVGAVVVEALTDFFGEDHNRVAIDALLNEITPLDAEAPVTTNSPVAGKTVVFTGSLEKMTRDEAKATAERLGAKVAGSVSKKTDLVVAGPGAGSKLAKASELGIEVIDEDAWLERIRGL
- a CDS encoding ATP-dependent helicase, encoding MTASQNHDDTDFDASPSLGIAARAMAAARPGTGAVGYLQGMNPEQREAVETLDGPVLVLAGAGTGKTRVLTTRIAHILATHRAFPSQILSVTFTNKAAREMKERVGKLVGGVVEGMPWLGTFHSIGVRMLRKHAELVGLKSNFTILDTDDQIRLIKQLIQADGIDEKRWPARQFASALDGWKNKGLRPADIPEGEARAYVNGRGRELYAAYQARLKVLNAVDFGDLLLEAVTLLRQNPDVLADYHKRFRFILVDEYQDTNVVQYLWLRLLAQGSHNICCVGDDDQSIYGWRGAEVDNILRYERDFPGAKVIRLERNYRSTAHILGAASHLIAHNEARLGKTLFTDLPQADDEDKVFVASAWDSEEEARSIGDEIERFQRGGTPLNDIAILVRASFQMREFEDRFVTSGIPYRVIGGPRFYERAEIRDALAYFRVVMQPADDLAFERIVNTPRRGIGDTSVRTLHDYGRVETVPLTEATRQLVATEEFKGKTRTALRDFLASIERWRDLVPAMKHTELAELILDESGYTAMWQNDRSAEAPGRLENLKELIRSMDEFESMEGFLEHISLVMDRDSGEELDAVSIMTLHSAKGLEFDTVFLPGWEEGLFPHQRALDEGGRAGLEEERRLAYVGLTRAKKHCLIWFTSNRRIHGSWQSSIPSRFLDELPAAHVEIKETGSAYGGYGSSFGRQNPYGASRFDSVERFQSNYETPGWQRAQKAQKAGSQAAGGRGGFSSPAQQSYGRAQPKLIEGELIAKSVVSGAPKFGVGDRVFHVKFGPGTVSAVEGNKVTVDFDKAGQKRVVDSFLDKA
- a CDS encoding bifunctional metallophosphatase/5'-nucleotidase — protein: MTKRLAIGILSAGALALSAGTALADFQLTILHINDFHSRIEAINKFDSTCSAKESDAGECFGGIARVKSAIDDKRKELDGANLLVLDAGDQFQGSLYYSTFKSAPVAEFMNGIGFDAMAIGNHEFDDGPAELDKLIGAVKFPIISGNTVSAKGSLLDGKYKGYIIKEIGGEKVAVVSVLAKDTSETSSPGKDITFEDEITYLQKAVKEIEAEGVNKIVALTHVGYVKDQEIAAKVDGIDVIVGGHSHTYLSSTDDKASGPYPTLVKNPSGIEVPIVTAYAYSKYLGDLTVNFDDRGVVTATKGAPILLDASVTPDEGYAERVKELGKPLEELKAKVVGSAADAIDGDRKSCRAVECSMGNLVADAALDRVASQGITISIANGGGLRASIDAGDVSMGEVLTVLPFQNTIATFQIDGAGIKEALENGVSEVDEGAGRFPQVSGLKYTFDRSKPVGSRITSVEVKDGDGFVPLDPAKTYGVVTNNYVRGGGDGFKTFADKAVNAYDFGPNLEDVVAEYLTTHNPYKPYTDGRITDATPADYVPPKK